In a genomic window of Sphingomonas faeni:
- a CDS encoding acyltransferase family protein has product MTKRIEWIDTARGIGIILVVAGHANRGLIAAGVSSAPVWRTADLWLYTFHMPLFMLLAGLNILGSLRKGIDPFVRTKLWTVAYPYVLWSLIQGSVMVVLSGMTNGQTDWASLAKIGWQPVSPFWFLYALFVFMMLVAFVRNSIVLIALALTGLIASAFVSDDTLVHQILYQFSFFLIGVLGADTIKTLRLPWFLVIVFAILWVVFVQFLPVYGKAPYLTPTAVPAALAGIALTLALAQLPRGRMAAALVLVGQASMTIFVMHILATAGTRIFLLKAHAPLPPAAMFIVCTTAGVGGPLIAYLVLQRFGLLPVFGLLRPKQKTDKTMPLAASKHAM; this is encoded by the coding sequence ATGACAAAGCGAATTGAGTGGATTGATACGGCACGCGGGATCGGGATCATTCTGGTCGTGGCGGGGCACGCGAACCGCGGGTTGATAGCGGCGGGGGTATCGAGTGCGCCGGTTTGGCGAACGGCCGATCTGTGGCTCTATACGTTCCATATGCCGCTGTTCATGCTGCTGGCTGGCCTGAATATACTGGGGTCGCTGCGTAAGGGTATCGATCCGTTCGTCCGCACCAAGTTGTGGACGGTGGCCTATCCGTATGTTTTGTGGTCGCTGATCCAGGGTAGCGTCATGGTCGTACTTTCGGGGATGACTAATGGCCAGACCGATTGGGCAAGCCTTGCGAAGATAGGGTGGCAGCCTGTATCGCCGTTCTGGTTCCTCTACGCGCTGTTCGTTTTCATGATGCTGGTCGCGTTCGTGCGAAACTCAATCGTGCTTATTGCACTGGCCCTCACCGGGTTGATCGCGAGCGCCTTCGTCTCGGATGATACGCTGGTTCATCAGATCCTGTATCAGTTCAGCTTCTTCCTGATCGGGGTGCTCGGCGCAGACACGATCAAGACGCTGCGGCTGCCGTGGTTTCTGGTTATCGTGTTTGCGATTCTCTGGGTCGTCTTCGTCCAGTTTCTTCCGGTTTACGGCAAGGCGCCGTATCTGACTCCAACTGCGGTGCCTGCCGCACTTGCTGGCATCGCGCTGACACTGGCACTGGCGCAGTTGCCCAGAGGTCGGATGGCTGCCGCGCTCGTCCTTGTCGGGCAGGCATCGATGACGATCTTCGTCATGCATATCCTGGCAACTGCAGGCACTCGAATTTTTCTGCTCAAGGCGCATGCCCCGTTGCCACCCGCAGCAATGTTCATCGTTTGCACTACGGCCGGCGTCGGCGGGCCGCTGATCGCCTATCTCGTGCTGCAACGGTTCGGCTTGCTCCCGGTGTTCGGATTGCTGCGCCCGAAGCAAAAGACGGATAAAACTATGCCGTTAGCTGCATCGAAACACGCCATGTAA
- a CDS encoding sensor domain-containing protein, with protein MNFPGSIHEIQSILDAIPYPVVVRGRDHRVKVANKATCDFLQRSRNALVTLSDYEIFPAEQINAVHESDDLVFSSGKGDEREVEVIDGRGSVRHVIIRKQLATLEGLQYIVAAVSDVTAHREAEAQNRNLILYDTLTGLPNSVLSNQHFEQMHASKPGECALLLTDLDQFGLVNDTHGFPAGDDLLIQFGQRLLSVVRAGDTVSRLGGDCFSVLLMNMNTDTSIEDVCERILRAAAQPFEVPGGRVQISASIGLAIPQDELVPPIETKRRAGVALNQAKADGRDRWCAYSEEFDRTFRHRQSTEADLREALLTETGIEVYYQPIATVSSGEVIGFEALARWRHPTRGMVMPDDFIQVAEASGLIVLLGERILRQACQDAASWSPPLRLSVNVSPLQFVQGDLVNMIAGALADSGLDPQLLELEMTEGVLIDDASGTLLLLNRIRALGVSIVLDDFGTGFSSLSYLQHFPFSKVKLDKSFITDMLENCDVTSIVKAVLALSKSLNIAVVAEGVETSAQLELLRELGCDQAQGYLISRPLPINGLSEILGGIG; from the coding sequence ATGAATTTCCCGGGCAGCATTCATGAAATCCAGTCGATACTGGATGCAATCCCGTATCCTGTTGTAGTGAGAGGTCGCGACCACCGAGTAAAAGTCGCAAATAAGGCTACATGCGATTTTCTACAGCGCTCCCGGAACGCCCTGGTTACTCTATCGGACTATGAGATCTTCCCAGCTGAGCAAATCAACGCGGTTCATGAATCGGATGATCTCGTTTTCTCGAGTGGCAAAGGTGATGAACGCGAGGTTGAGGTAATCGACGGTCGCGGGTCTGTCCGCCACGTAATCATACGAAAACAGCTCGCCACTTTAGAAGGCCTTCAATATATAGTCGCGGCCGTATCGGATGTAACGGCTCATCGAGAAGCTGAGGCGCAAAATCGCAATCTTATTTTGTACGATACGCTTACCGGACTGCCGAACAGTGTTTTATCTAACCAGCATTTTGAGCAAATGCACGCAAGTAAGCCTGGGGAGTGCGCCTTACTCCTAACCGATCTCGATCAATTTGGCTTGGTTAATGATACACATGGCTTTCCCGCTGGTGATGACCTTCTCATACAGTTCGGTCAGCGACTGTTAAGTGTGGTTAGGGCTGGGGATACGGTTTCACGATTGGGCGGAGATTGCTTTTCGGTTCTGCTCATGAATATGAATACAGATACAAGCATCGAAGATGTTTGCGAACGAATTCTGAGAGCGGCCGCTCAACCATTTGAAGTCCCTGGCGGACGTGTCCAAATCAGCGCCTCAATTGGCCTCGCAATACCGCAAGACGAACTGGTCCCACCCATCGAGACCAAGCGCCGCGCTGGCGTCGCGCTTAATCAAGCCAAAGCAGACGGCCGTGATCGCTGGTGTGCCTATTCCGAGGAGTTCGATCGAACATTCCGACATCGTCAGTCAACAGAGGCTGACTTACGCGAAGCGCTGCTGACGGAAACGGGGATTGAGGTTTATTACCAACCTATCGCAACGGTCTCGTCAGGAGAGGTGATAGGTTTTGAGGCTCTTGCCAGATGGCGTCACCCGACGCGTGGCATGGTGATGCCAGATGACTTCATACAGGTCGCCGAAGCCAGCGGGCTAATCGTCCTACTCGGGGAACGCATTCTCAGACAAGCATGTCAGGATGCCGCGAGCTGGAGTCCGCCGCTTCGACTGTCAGTCAATGTCTCACCCTTGCAGTTCGTTCAAGGCGATCTAGTCAACATGATTGCTGGGGCTTTGGCGGACAGCGGGCTTGATCCGCAGCTCCTCGAGTTAGAAATGACCGAAGGGGTGCTGATCGATGACGCTAGTGGTACTCTGCTTCTGCTAAATCGCATTCGCGCACTCGGCGTAAGCATCGTTCTCGATGACTTTGGGACCGGGTTCTCCAGCCTTAGCTATCTACAGCACTTTCCCTTTAGTAAGGTTAAGTTAGACAAGTCTTTCATTACGGATATGCTAGAAAACTGCGATGTTACTTCCATTGTTAAAGCTGTTTTAGCGCTGAGTAAGAGTCTAAATATAGCAGTTGTTGCGGAGGGAGTGGAGACATCAGCTCAGCTAGAGCTGCTTCGTGAGCTGGGATGTGATCAGGCACAAGGCTATTTGATCAGTAGGCCATTACCCATTAACGGATTGAGCGAAATTCTCGGAGGAATTGGCTAG